A stretch of Megalobrama amblycephala isolate DHTTF-2021 linkage group LG14, ASM1881202v1, whole genome shotgun sequence DNA encodes these proteins:
- the shisal1a gene encoding protein shisa-like-1a isoform X3: MTMNGRWSFNTLAVILILLSTAALSAHFRVCEPYSDHKGRYHFGFHCPRLSDNKTYIFCCHHNNTAFKYCCNETEFQSVMQINLTTNSDGYAHNNYTALIGVWIYGFFVMVLLALDFLYYSAMNYELCRVYLEKWGLGGRWLKRARIQWHSATQEGEHNMGSGLSHHHHPRHSLRGEAQSPTLLTFQTSMA, encoded by the exons ATGACCATGAACGGCCGCTGGTCCTTCAACACCCTGGCCGTCATCTTAATCCTGCTGTCCACTGCAG CTCTCTCTGCGCACTTCAGAGTGTGCGAGCCTTACTCCGACCACAAGGGGCGCTATCACTTTGGTTTCCACTGCCCTCGACTCTCGGACAACAAGACCTACATTTTCTGCTGTCACCATAACAACACGGCCTTCAAGTACTGCTGCAACGAAACTGAGTTTCAGAGCGTGATGCAGATCAACCTCACCACCAACTCAGACGGCTATGCCCACAA TAACTACACTGCCCTAATTGGTGTGTGGATTTACGGCTTTTTCGTCATGGTCCTTCTGGCTTTGGACTTCCTGTACTACTCGGCTATGAACTACGAGTTGTGCCGGGTCTACCTGGAGAAATGGGGGCTGGGAGGACGGTGGCTAAAACGGGCCAGGATTCAATGGCACAGCGCAACGCAGGAGGGTGAACACAACATGGGATCGGGCCTGAGTCACCACCACCATCCACGGCACAGCTTGAGAGGCGAAGCACAGAGCCCTACGCTCCTGACCTTCCAGACCTCAATGGCCTG
- the shisal1a gene encoding protein shisa-like-1a isoform X2, translated as MTMNGRWSFNTLAVILILLSTAALSAHFRVCEPYSDHKGRYHFGFHCPRLSDNKTYIFCCHHNNTAFKYCCNETEFQSVMQINLTTNSDGYAHNNYTALIGVWIYGFFVMVLLALDFLYYSAMNYELCRVYLEKWGLGGRWLKRARIQWHSATQEGEHNMGSGLSHHHHPRHSLRGEAQSPTLLTFQTSMAW; from the exons ATGACCATGAACGGCCGCTGGTCCTTCAACACCCTGGCCGTCATCTTAATCCTGCTGTCCACTGCAG CTCTCTCTGCGCACTTCAGAGTGTGCGAGCCTTACTCCGACCACAAGGGGCGCTATCACTTTGGTTTCCACTGCCCTCGACTCTCGGACAACAAGACCTACATTTTCTGCTGTCACCATAACAACACGGCCTTCAAGTACTGCTGCAACGAAACTGAGTTTCAGAGCGTGATGCAGATCAACCTCACCACCAACTCAGACGGCTATGCCCACAA TAACTACACTGCCCTAATTGGTGTGTGGATTTACGGCTTTTTCGTCATGGTCCTTCTGGCTTTGGACTTCCTGTACTACTCGGCTATGAACTACGAGTTGTGCCGGGTCTACCTGGAGAAATGGGGGCTGGGAGGACGGTGGCTAAAACGGGCCAGGATTCAATGGCACAGCGCAACGCAGGAGGGTGAACACAACATGGGATCGGGCCTGAGTCACCACCACCATCCACGGCACAGCTTGAGAGGCGAAGCACAGAGCCCTACGCTCCTGACCTTCCAGACCTCAATGGCCTGGTGA
- the shisal1a gene encoding protein shisa-like-1a isoform X1, whose product MTMNGRWSFNTLAVILILLSTAALSAHFRVCEPYSDHKGRYHFGFHCPRLSDNKTYIFCCHHNNTAFKYCCNETEFQSVMQINLTTNSDGYAHNNYTALIGVWIYGFFVMVLLALDFLYYSAMNYELCRVYLEKWGLGGRWLKRARIQWHSATQEGEHNMGSGLSHHHHPRHSLRGEAQSPTLLTFQTSMAWCC is encoded by the exons ATGACCATGAACGGCCGCTGGTCCTTCAACACCCTGGCCGTCATCTTAATCCTGCTGTCCACTGCAG CTCTCTCTGCGCACTTCAGAGTGTGCGAGCCTTACTCCGACCACAAGGGGCGCTATCACTTTGGTTTCCACTGCCCTCGACTCTCGGACAACAAGACCTACATTTTCTGCTGTCACCATAACAACACGGCCTTCAAGTACTGCTGCAACGAAACTGAGTTTCAGAGCGTGATGCAGATCAACCTCACCACCAACTCAGACGGCTATGCCCACAA TAACTACACTGCCCTAATTGGTGTGTGGATTTACGGCTTTTTCGTCATGGTCCTTCTGGCTTTGGACTTCCTGTACTACTCGGCTATGAACTACGAGTTGTGCCGGGTCTACCTGGAGAAATGGGGGCTGGGAGGACGGTGGCTAAAACGGGCCAGGATTCAATGGCACAGCGCAACGCAGGAGGGTGAACACAACATGGGATCGGGCCTGAGTCACCACCACCATCCACGGCACAGCTTGAGAGGCGAAGCACAGAGCCCTACGCTCCTGACCTTCCAGACCTCAATGGCCTG GTGCTGCTAA